In Juglans regia cultivar Chandler chromosome 5, Walnut 2.0, whole genome shotgun sequence, the following are encoded in one genomic region:
- the LOC118348393 gene encoding protein-tyrosine sulfotransferase-like isoform X1 → MRLMDHTLRFSLLLTLLGFASILANASPIKNNFGHCERVVKKWTVSSLDPEVNEDKHTLRDLLFFLHVPRTGGRTYFHCFLRRLYSKSLECPRSYDKLRFDPSKTKCRLLVTHDDYSMMSKLPSHRTSVMTILRHPVERVFSTYEFSIEVGARFLVHPNLTSATQMAGRLRSKMRGVSTLDIWPWKYLVPWMREDLFARRDARRRRGSDDMQSNGSYDMEEIVMPLHEYINSPMALDIVHNGATFQVAGLTNNSYLEESHEVRHCVQKYEILGEYVLQVAKKRLDDMLYVGLTEEHKESATMFANVVGAQVISQWGASNMSMENVANNKSEQSSSFSNSELENDDHQNSSFDHNSGQVTSTENDEATKQNMTVDRLMEAYEVCISSLRKEQAHRRTASLKRISPANFSKEGRLQVPGVILEQIRSLNRLDLELYKYAQDIFEKRHKHTMEKLFAIERWGSMFNNSNGAVFWKVYPLASTLILLFLFLFLFVNARRRTSKVKS, encoded by the exons ATGAGGTTGATGGATCATACTCTACGATTCTCACTGTTGCTGACGCTTCTGGGCTTCG CTTCAATACTCGCAAATGCTTCTCCTATCAAGAATAATTTTGGGCATTGTGAAAGGGTGGTAAAAAAGTGGACAGTTTCTTCCCTTGATCCAGAAGTCAATGAAGACAAGCACACATTGCGAGATTTACTCTTTTTTCTCCATGTCCCCAGAACCGGAGGCAGAACATATTTCCATTG CTTCTTGAGAAGACTGTACTCTAAATCTCTGGAATGCCCCCGTTCTTATGATAAGCTGCGGTTTGATCCGAG CAAGACAAAGTGCAGGTTGTTGGTTACTCATGATGACTATAGTATGATGTCCAAACTTCCCAGTCATAGAACTTCTGTGATGACGATACTTAGGCATCCAGTTGAACGTGTTTTCAGTACGTATGAATTTTCAATTGAGGTGGGAGCTAGATTTTTGGTGCATCCAAACTTAACATCTGCTACACAAATGGCTGGGCGCTTGCGTTCTAAGATGAGAGGAGTTAGTACACTGGATATATGGCCATGGAAGTATTTGGTTCCATGGATGAGAGAAGACCTCTTTGCTAGG AGAGATGCTAGAAGACGAAGGGGTTCAGATGACATGCAGAGCAATGGTTCATATGACATGGAGGAGATTGTTATGCCATTACATGAATACATCAACAGCCCTATGGCACTTGATATTGTTCACAATGGGGCCACATTCCAG GTTGCAGGATTGACAAATAACTCATATCTAGAGGAATCACATGAGGTGCGGCATTGTGTACAGAAGTATGAGATTCTTGGTGAATATGTGCTTCAAGTTGCAAAG AAGAGGTTAGATGATATGTTATATGTTGGGCTTACTGAGGAACACAAAGAATCTGCGACAATGTTTGCCAATGTGGTTGGTGCGCAGGTGATTTCCCAGTGGGGAGCATCGAACATGAGTATGGAAAATGTAGCTAACAACAAATCAG AACAGAGCTCTTCGTTCTCAAATTCTGAGCTTGAAAATGATGACCATCAG AATAGCAGCTTTGACCACAATTCAGGTCAGGTGACTTCAACTGAAAATGATGAAGCAACGAAACAAAAT ATGACAGTGGACAGACTCATGGAAGCTTATGAAGTCTGCATCTCCAGTTTAAGAAAGGAGCAAGCACACCGACGCACTGCTTCTCTGAAGAGAATTTCCCCTGCAAACTTTTCAAAAGAG GGACGTCTTCAGGTTCCTGGAGTGATTCTCGAGCAGATAAGATCACTTAACAGACTTGATTTGGAGCTCTACAAGTATGCTCAAGACATTTTTGAGAAGCGGCACAAACATACAATGGAGAAGCTTTTTGCCATA GAGAGGTGGGGGAGCATGTTTAACAACTCAAATGGAGCTGTGTTCTGGAAAGTATATCCGTTGGCCTCGACCCTCATCTtactctttctatttctctttctttttgtaaatgcAAGAAGAAGAACATCAAAAGTTAAGTcataa
- the LOC118348393 gene encoding protein-tyrosine sulfotransferase-like isoform X2, translated as MRLMDHTLRFSLLLTLLGFASILANASPIKNNFGHCERVVKKWTVSSLDPEVNEDKHTLRDLLFFLHVPRTGGRTYFHCFLRRLYSKSLECPRSYDKLRFDPSKTKCRLLVTHDDYSMMSKLPSHRTSVMTILRHPVERVFSTYEFSIEVGARFLVHPNLTSATQMAGRLRSKMRGVSTLDIWPWKYLVPWMREDLFARRDARRRRGSDDMQSNGSYDMEEIVMPLHEYINSPMALDIVHNGATFQVAGLTNNSYLEESHEVRHCVQKYEILGEYVLQVAKILVNLAEEVISQWGASNMSMENVANNKSEQSSSFSNSELENDDHQNSSFDHNSGQVTSTENDEATKQNMTVDRLMEAYEVCISSLRKEQAHRRTASLKRISPANFSKEGRLQVPGVILEQIRSLNRLDLELYKYAQDIFEKRHKHTMEKLFAIERWGSMFNNSNGAVFWKVYPLASTLILLFLFLFLFVNARRRTSKVKS; from the exons ATGAGGTTGATGGATCATACTCTACGATTCTCACTGTTGCTGACGCTTCTGGGCTTCG CTTCAATACTCGCAAATGCTTCTCCTATCAAGAATAATTTTGGGCATTGTGAAAGGGTGGTAAAAAAGTGGACAGTTTCTTCCCTTGATCCAGAAGTCAATGAAGACAAGCACACATTGCGAGATTTACTCTTTTTTCTCCATGTCCCCAGAACCGGAGGCAGAACATATTTCCATTG CTTCTTGAGAAGACTGTACTCTAAATCTCTGGAATGCCCCCGTTCTTATGATAAGCTGCGGTTTGATCCGAG CAAGACAAAGTGCAGGTTGTTGGTTACTCATGATGACTATAGTATGATGTCCAAACTTCCCAGTCATAGAACTTCTGTGATGACGATACTTAGGCATCCAGTTGAACGTGTTTTCAGTACGTATGAATTTTCAATTGAGGTGGGAGCTAGATTTTTGGTGCATCCAAACTTAACATCTGCTACACAAATGGCTGGGCGCTTGCGTTCTAAGATGAGAGGAGTTAGTACACTGGATATATGGCCATGGAAGTATTTGGTTCCATGGATGAGAGAAGACCTCTTTGCTAGG AGAGATGCTAGAAGACGAAGGGGTTCAGATGACATGCAGAGCAATGGTTCATATGACATGGAGGAGATTGTTATGCCATTACATGAATACATCAACAGCCCTATGGCACTTGATATTGTTCACAATGGGGCCACATTCCAG GTTGCAGGATTGACAAATAACTCATATCTAGAGGAATCACATGAGGTGCGGCATTGTGTACAGAAGTATGAGATTCTTGGTGAATATGTGCTTCAAGTTGCAAAG ATACTTGTAAATCTTGCAGAAGAG GTGATTTCCCAGTGGGGAGCATCGAACATGAGTATGGAAAATGTAGCTAACAACAAATCAG AACAGAGCTCTTCGTTCTCAAATTCTGAGCTTGAAAATGATGACCATCAG AATAGCAGCTTTGACCACAATTCAGGTCAGGTGACTTCAACTGAAAATGATGAAGCAACGAAACAAAAT ATGACAGTGGACAGACTCATGGAAGCTTATGAAGTCTGCATCTCCAGTTTAAGAAAGGAGCAAGCACACCGACGCACTGCTTCTCTGAAGAGAATTTCCCCTGCAAACTTTTCAAAAGAG GGACGTCTTCAGGTTCCTGGAGTGATTCTCGAGCAGATAAGATCACTTAACAGACTTGATTTGGAGCTCTACAAGTATGCTCAAGACATTTTTGAGAAGCGGCACAAACATACAATGGAGAAGCTTTTTGCCATA GAGAGGTGGGGGAGCATGTTTAACAACTCAAATGGAGCTGTGTTCTGGAAAGTATATCCGTTGGCCTCGACCCTCATCTtactctttctatttctctttctttttgtaaatgcAAGAAGAAGAACATCAAAAGTTAAGTcataa
- the LOC118348426 gene encoding uncharacterized protein LOC118348426 yields MKELLNEMEKSKEKRRKIRSEIGGDIDLTSDDIDDRNSMEGQSQLSKGKGKSKESGTGESVEGLSRFFAPRTTPGAQPSIKSSMCSNEMIVKAKMAVARWWYDANLPFNAAQSKFYQPAIDAMTTIGPGFKGPSLYELRGNLLKMAVNEVQDYLQQIKKIWNETGCSLMADGWTNQKQQSIINFLVYCPKGTMFLKSVDTSGLRKDAETLFNIFDEVVQEIGAENLVQFITDNDASYKAAGKKLQQKYGSFYWSPCAAHCIDLMLENFSDPRYFLLIDDTIKKAKKITKFIYNHGWVLALMRKDFTKGHDLCRPAVTRFATNFLSIQCLLLFKKELRQMFTCDKWIASNHSKSSIGKEIAEIVLEDKEFWVQCQFIVKVSEPLVRVLRLVDGDEKPAMGYLYDAMERAKENIKARCNNKVSLFSPFTRIIDSRWDRQLHSPLHAAGCFLNPGIYYSPNFKNKNEVIRGFNSCVMKMELDPDNQDKIIAELDLYKNAIGEFGHSLAIRQRDKINPDLQQESLQPSLLLGESKLKSLMLDDA; encoded by the exons ATGAAGGAGTTGCTTAATGAAATGGaaaaaagcaaagagaagagaaggaaaataaggTCAGAGATTGGAGGCGATATAGATTTAACATCTGATGATATTGACGATCGTAATAGTATGGAGGGACAGTCTCAACTTTCAAAAGGTAAGGGGAAGTCGAAAGAATCTGGAACTGGAGAGTCAGTGGAgggattgagtagattttttgctcCAAGAACAACTCCTGGGGCCCAACCTTCAATTAAGAGTTCTAtgtgttcaaatgagatgattgtAAAAGCAAAGATGGCTGTAGCACGCTGGTGGTATGATGCTAATCTGCCTTTTAATGCTGCTCAATCTAAGTTTTATCAACCAGCTATTGATGCCATGACTACCATTGGGCCAGGATTCAAAGGCCCatctttatatgagttgagaggaaatttgttaaaaatggCTGTGAATGAGGttcaagattatttgcaacaaattaagaagattTGGAATGAGACCGGTTGTTCACTAATGGCAGATGGTTGGACAAACCAGAAgcaacaatcaataatcaactTTCTTGTTTATTGTCCGAAAGGTACAATGTTTTTGAAGTCTGTTGATACATCTGGTCTTAGAAAAGATGCTGAAACATTGTTTAACATCTTTGATGAGGTTGTTCAAGAAATTGGAGCTGAGAATCTTGTGCAGTTCATAACGGACAATGATGCAAGTTATAAAGCTGCAGGAAAAAAGTTACAACAGAAGTATGGCTCTTTCTACTGGTCCCCATGTGCAGCTCATTGCATAGATTTaatgttggagaatttttctgatCCAAGATATTTTCTCCTTATTGATGATACcataaaaaaggcaaaaaagataacaaaattcATCTATAACCATGGCTGGGTTTTGGCATTGATGAGAAAAGACTTTACCAAAGGTCATGATTTGTGTCGTCCTGCAGTTACAAGATTTGCgacaaattttttaagtatcCAATGTTTGCTCTTGTTTAAGAAAGAACTCAGACAAATGTTTACTTGTGATAAATGGATTGCATCAAATCATTCTAAGAGCAGCATAGGGAAAGAGATAGCTGAGATTGTTTTAGAAGATAAAGAGTTTTGGGTTCAATGTCAATTCATTGTTAAAGTTAGTGAACCTTTGGTTCGTGTTCTACGACTTGTTGACGGGGATGAGAAGCCTGCAATGGGATACTTGTATGATGCAATGGAAAGAGCCAAAGAGAACATAAAAGCAAGATGCAATAACAAAGTCAGtttattcagtccattcaccagGATCATTGATTCCAGATGGGATAGGCAGCTTCACAGTCCATTACATGCAGCGGGTTGTTTTCTTAATCCTGGAATTTACTATAGccccaattttaaaaataaaaatgaagttatAAGAGGCTTCAACAGCTGTGTTATGAAAATGGAACTTGATCCCGATAATCAAGACAAGATCATTGCAGAACTTGACTTGTATAAGAATGCAATAGGTGAGTTTGGACATTCTTTAGCAATCCGCCAGCGTGATAAGATTAATCCag ATTTGCAACAAGAATCATTACAACCAAGCTTACTGTTGGGAGAATCAAAACTGAAGTCATTAATGTTAGATGATGCatag